The nucleotide sequence ATCAGGATGAACTTTTAGATTCAATTGGGGAAAATGTTCCATTAGATGATTTAGAAGTAACCAAGAAAGAAAATCAAATTTATGAAGAATTAAATAAAGGCTCAAAAAGTCAACATAGACATACAGTTTTTATTTGTTCGTTATATCTCTTTTGGGGAATTGGAATTATAATAATTTTGGTTAGAGTTTATCATTTTATCGCTTCTGATTGTTACCAGTGGCTTTCTTTAGAACAAATACAGTCATTAGATAAGTTGCTTTTTAGTGGTACTGTTGGAACAGTGATTGGTAGATATGGAAATAACCTTTTCAAATAATTCTAAGCATGTCAAAAGAAAAAGGTAAAGATTCTCAAGAACGCTCCAAGTACGATGAAACTCTAAAGATAAATACCTCTTTAGAAGATGTTCTAAAGGTTTCAATACCTAAAAAGGATAAAAAAGAAAAATGCCTAGATGGTATATGATTGTCTGGTACAATTTAAACTGTACATGGTGTCATATTATGTCTTTAGGTCAAGAATACGCCCCCTTTATGGAAGAGGTCAGCAAGAAATAACAGATCTGTTTTGGTGGCACAACCTAGGTGACATGAATGAAAGCGAAATCAGGGCGTGTAGGAAATCGTCAAATGTTCCTTCACATATAAAGGTTGGTTTTGAATTCTCTGCAAGAGCGTAGAGGGTTAGAAATCCTGAAACCGCTCCTTTAAAAAAAAGACCAAAATAGGTTTATCCTACTCTCAATTTATACACTCGGCCACATTGAATATAGATGCCACAGCAACATCTATGGCGTAATCAAGAAAGCGTTCCCCGTTTCCCCCTAGGGAATCGATCAATAGATTTGTTATTAGTTCTTCTTTTCTGATGTTTGATGTTTCCATGTACTTATAACGGAATCCACTTGTATTTTCTTGAAATAATTCGACGAAAGGGTCATTCCGCCCCGAAACCCCCTATTTATGGGAGTTCCAAGAAAAAAAGGAGTAACTGGATTAACTTTTCCTATTTACAGGTCTTTTTATTTATACTTTATTTATTTTTTCTATTATTTTCCATAAATAATCGGAAAAAAACAAAAAAGTGACTCCATTCCCTTGGAACACCCTTATTTTACGGGCAATTCCAAGGGAATGACTTTTTAGACCAGTGAACCCAAGATTTAGTCTAATTCCTTGGAACTCCCTTATTTTACTTGTGTTTACAAAGGAATTAACTTAAAAAACAACTCACTCCAAACCTTTAGATTTTAGCAAAAGTGACACCCTTTTATTGAAATTTGGGCCAAAATGTTAAGAATTTTAACAAGCAAGAAAATCATAAATTTTACTTAAAGGCTAATGTTTACCTAGCCAATGCGCTTGAAAAAGACAGGCCCACCCCCCGAACGCAAATCATGCTACAAAGTTTGGGTTAATTCCAAGGTGTATCAGTTTTAGGGCATGATTTATTCATGACCATTTTTTTTATTAGTAAAGCTTACTTTTTATAGGGGTTATTTGTGTGTCAATTGTACCTACCTTATTTTTGATACAGTAAATTAGAGTTTATGAAAGCACGATACGTAAGAATTTCGACACCTGATCAAAAACTAGAACGCCAACTATCCAAGAAACACGCCGACGAAACATTGTTTATTGATATTTGCAGCGGCTCGATACCATTTAATGAGCGGCCACAAGGAAAGGTCCTTTTAAATTCTTCGGACGTTACATACTTAACGGTCCACGCAATAGACCGATTAGGGCGCAATACCTTAGACATCTTGCAGACGCTCGACAAACTAGATCAAAAGGGCGTTACGGTCAAAATCGAAAACCTTGGTATTGAATCGCGAATAGACGGCAAGCCTAATCAAGTATTTAAACTGATT is from Zobellia galactanivorans and encodes:
- a CDS encoding recombinase family protein, which gives rise to MKARYVRISTPDQKLERQLSKKHADETLFIDICSGSIPFNERPQGKVLLNSSDVTYLTVHAIDRLGRNTLDILQTLDKLDQKGVTVKIENLGIESRIDGKPNQVFKLITSVLANVAEMERETMLERQREGIAIAKAKGKYKGRLRGSKEDKEVFLSKYPQVVKRLKQGHSLRNTSKLCDVSVNTVRKVKKHLFDNIR